In one window of Falco cherrug isolate bFalChe1 chromosome 10, bFalChe1.pri, whole genome shotgun sequence DNA:
- the INS gene encoding LOW QUALITY PROTEIN: insulin (The sequence of the model RefSeq protein was modified relative to this genomic sequence to represent the inferred CDS: substituted 1 base at 1 genomic stop codon): protein MAILLPTXQSSSLRANFSPSLAATSRGLTLLTMALWIRSLPLLALLTLSGPGTSHAAATQHLCGSHLVEALYLVCGERGFFYSPKARRDVEQPLVSSPLHGEAGELPFQQEEFEKVKRGIVEQCCHNTCSLYQLENYCN from the exons ATGGCGATATTGCTACCAACCTAACAGTCTTCATCTCTCAGAGCAAACTTCTCCCCATCTCTTGCTGCCACTTCTCG AGGTCTCACCCTGCTCACCATGGCTCTCTGGATCCGATCGCTGCCTCTCCTGGCCCTTCTCACTCTTTCTGGCCCCGGGACCAGCCACGCGGCTGCCACCCAGCACCTCTGTGGCTCCCACTTGGTGGAGGCTCTCTACCTGGTGTGTGGAGAGAGGGGTTTCTTCTACTCCCCCAAAGCCCGCCGGGATGTTGAGCAGCCTCTAG TGAGCAGTCCCTTGCACGGTGAGGCCGGAGAGCTGCCCTTCCAGCAGGAGGAGTTTGAGAAGGTGAAGCGAGGGATCGTTGAGCAATGCTGCCACAACACGTGCTCCCTCTACCAACTGGAAAACTACTGCAACTAG